TGTTCTCCTCGATCAGACGGGCGAGCTCACGCTCGACCTCGTCCAGGAAGGCGTCGACCTCCTCCTCGTCGTACCCCCGCTTGCCGATCGGCGGCTTTTTGAAGGCGACGTTGTGGACGTCGGCCGGGGTCAGCGGCATCGAAACTCCTCGGGTCAGTTGCGGCCGCGTAGCGGCAGGTCATCGGCGCCTCAGCCGATGATCAAGCGCTTCAACACGAACTCCATCAGCACGAACAGGATAACCAGGAGCACAAGGGAGGCCAGGTCGATGCTCACGGTACCAATTCGCAGTGGAGGGATCACACGCCTCAACGCCTTGAGAGGCGGATCAGTGACGCTCCACACGGATTCCAGTCCCGCAGACGCTCCGCGCCCCGGTTGCCACCGGCGACCGTACTGCAGGACGGCGCTGAGGACGAATCGGGCCAACAGCACGATAAGGAAGATGTACAGGATCAGGTACAACACTTGCAGCACGATCGACAACACGGCAGGCGACGTCCCTCGGTCGGGCGGACTAGCTCAGGCTGAAAAAGCCGCCCTCAGCGATCTTGGCCTTGTCCTCCGCGGTGACCTGGACGTTGGCCGGTGAGAGCAG
This genomic interval from Micromonospora coxensis contains the following:
- a CDS encoding YggT family protein, which encodes MLSIVLQVLYLILYIFLIVLLARFVLSAVLQYGRRWQPGRGASAGLESVWSVTDPPLKALRRVIPPLRIGTVSIDLASLVLLVILFVLMEFVLKRLIIG